The proteins below are encoded in one region of Deinococcus aquaedulcis:
- a CDS encoding MFS transporter, whose product MTPAPLPPRARQLATTGLIVGVFLAALEASVVATAMPSVIGDLGGERLYALPFAVYLLTSTVSSPLWGRASDIVGRRRLYLAGVVIFLLGSALCGISTSMGALIGARALQGLGAGALLPLTLTMIGELYALKERGRVQSLISGVWGISGLLGPLLGGWLTEQASWRWTFYASLPFGVAALALALRFLPETGQPRPARLDWAGAALFTLGSGLVVWGLEQRQWALVGIGAATLVGAVALERRHPAPLLPMKALAQRLPRVAFAGNLLGGAAYFGVIAYLPLYAQGVTGSGATAGGAILTPMLVGWTLTAIVTARLVKTVPLARIAQVGFAVLVAMFTALTFAVHAPLWVTSALGFAVGTGMGLAMLSLLLAAQESAARTELGAVTSGVLFARQMGGALGVALMALLIGPAAIEAGGPSLAEGLRRAYLLALGLVALAFVLSLGLRAVMLSKPTEAQPAD is encoded by the coding sequence GTGACGCCTGCCCCGCTGCCGCCCCGCGCCCGCCAGCTGGCCACCACCGGCCTGATCGTGGGGGTCTTTCTGGCCGCCCTGGAAGCCAGCGTGGTGGCCACCGCCATGCCCAGCGTGATTGGCGACCTGGGTGGCGAGCGCCTGTACGCGTTGCCCTTTGCGGTGTATCTGCTGACCAGCACGGTCTCCAGCCCGCTGTGGGGCCGCGCCAGCGACATCGTGGGGCGGCGGCGGCTGTATCTGGCGGGCGTGGTGATCTTCCTGCTGGGCTCAGCGCTGTGCGGGATCAGCACCTCCATGGGCGCCCTGATTGGGGCCCGCGCGCTGCAGGGGCTGGGCGCCGGGGCCCTGCTGCCGCTGACCCTCACCATGATTGGCGAACTGTACGCCCTGAAAGAACGGGGCCGGGTGCAATCGCTGATTTCCGGGGTCTGGGGGATTTCTGGGCTGCTGGGGCCGCTGCTGGGCGGCTGGCTGACCGAGCAGGCCTCGTGGCGCTGGACCTTCTATGCCAGCCTGCCCTTTGGGGTGGCGGCGCTGGCGCTGGCCCTGCGCTTTTTGCCGGAAACGGGGCAGCCCCGGCCCGCGCGGCTGGACTGGGCCGGCGCGGCCCTCTTTACGCTGGGCAGCGGACTGGTGGTCTGGGGCCTGGAACAGCGGCAGTGGGCACTGGTGGGCATCGGCGCAGCCACCCTGGTGGGCGCCGTGGCCCTGGAACGCCGCCACCCGGCGCCGCTGCTGCCCATGAAGGCCCTGGCGCAGCGGCTGCCGCGCGTGGCGTTTGCCGGAAACCTGCTGGGCGGCGCGGCGTACTTTGGCGTGATTGCTTACCTGCCGCTGTACGCCCAGGGCGTGACGGGCAGCGGGGCCACCGCTGGCGGCGCCATCCTGACGCCGATGCTGGTGGGCTGGACGCTGACCGCCATCGTGACCGCGCGCTTGGTGAAGACGGTGCCGCTGGCACGCATTGCGCAGGTGGGCTTTGCGGTGCTGGTGGCGATGTTCACGGCCCTGACGTTTGCGGTTCATGCGCCGCTGTGGGTCACCAGCGCCCTGGGCTTTGCGGTGGGCACGGGCATGGGCTTGGCCATGCTGAGCCTGCTGCTGGCCGCGCAGGAATCGGCGGCGCGCACGGAACTGGGCGCCGTGACCAGCGGCGTGCTGTTTGCCCGCCAGATGGGCGGCGCACTGGGCGTGGCCCTGATGGCGCTGCTGATTGGCCCGGCCGCCATTGAAGCGGGCGGCCCTTCGCTGGCCGAGGGCCTGCGCCGCGCCTATCTGCTGGCGCTGGGGCTGGTGGCCCTGGCGTTTGTGCTGAGCTTAGGCCTGCGCGCGGTGATGCTCAGCAAGCCTACGGAGGCCCAGCCGGCGGATTGA